A single region of the Lotus japonicus ecotype B-129 chromosome 4, LjGifu_v1.2 genome encodes:
- the LOC130715348 gene encoding uncharacterized protein LOC130715348 has product MGNTSSMLTQYDIEEVQEHCKHAFSQQEIVSLYQRFCQLDRNNCGFISSDEFLSIPEFAVNPLSQSLLRMLDGLNFKEFVLFLSAFGPGATLQHKIEFIFKVYDTDCNGKVTFGDILKVLRDMTGQYISEQQREEVLTKVLEEAGYKKDSFLVLSDFMKILGNTGLKMEVEVPVD; this is encoded by the exons ATGGGAAACACCTCCTCCATGCTCACACAGTACGACAttgaagaagttcaagaacACTGCAAACACGCAT TTTCGCAGCAAGAGATCGTTTCTCTGTATCAACGATTCTGTCAACTCGATCGGAACAATTGCGGCTTCATTTCCTCCGATGAGTTTCTCTCCATTCCTGAATTCGCCGTCAATCCTCTCTCTCAG AGTTTGTTGAGAATGCTGGATGGCTTGAACTTCAAGGAGTTTGTGTTATTTTTGTCTGCGTTTGGTCCTGGTGCCACTCTCCAACACAAAATTGAAT tTATTTTCAAGGTTTATGATACGGATTGCAATGGAAAAGTCACATTTGGTGACATTTTGAAGGTTTTGAGGGACATGACTGGACAATATATCTCTGAACAACAGAGAGAG GAAGTTCTGACAAAGGTCCTTGAGGAAGCTGGCTATAAAAAGGATTCTTTTTTAGTCTTGTCTGACTTCATGAAG ATTCTTGGCAATACGGGTTTGAAGATGGAAGTTGAGGTTCCTGTGGACTAG
- the LOC130715075 gene encoding myosin-binding protein 7-like, with protein sequence MVETSMAESDITAMKETLRAQQQLLQKLYAELDQEREASATAASEAMDMILRLQGEKAAVKMESSHYKRMTEEKIGHAEATLEVFEELMYQKEMEIASLEFQVLAYKHKLLTLGADFNASELEFPEDFLLSKNDQRNVENDQGSSVRRLHSLPPIQWKNNSRAHRKRDRSPSPVPVPNEIPKVVESENQEAASPRLDLPKKSVDFAFGTLDSYWDQIQSLDEKMKVISDCKDSGSEKVANLRNRRGRSCSIFAQAGTKVAPTISDKVNHFEAIANPSCSVNVHDVFEVPQTSEKHKVGEQGRGRLVKWMSETDNRLTKPDPVSEEIIESHVKHDMDKLKSILSTQREIKKPGPKELKTIGCENKEGMEVDCNAQAEFQKLHQRIDLLERDRISSRQEIMHEGNGEEQLRLLKDIHNQLKLIQSEMRSWKTRKASLKKDMPLDPLQEAMLYFWM encoded by the exons ATGGTAGAAACTAGCATGGCTGAAAGTGACATAACAGCCATGAAGGAGACACTCCGTGCCCAACAGCAGCTTCTGCAGAAGCTGTATGCAGAGTTGGATCAGGAAAGAGAAGCGTCAGCGACTGCGGCGAGCGAAGCGATGGACATGATACTGCGTCTGCAAGGAGAAAAGGCTGCGGTGAAGATGGAGTCGAGTCACTATAAGAGAATGACGGAGGAGAAGATAGGTCATGCTGAGGCCACACTTGAAGTTTTTGAAGAGCTCATGTATCAGAAGGAAATGGAAATCGCTTCTCTCGAGTTTCAGGTCCTCGCTTATAAACACAAACTTCTGACCTTAGGGGCTGATTTCAATGCCAGCGAGTTGGAATTCCCTGAAGATTTTTTGTTGAGTAAAAATGATCAGCGTAATGTAGAAAATGATCAAGGTAGCAGTGTAAGAAGGCTGCATTCATTGCCTCCTATTCAGTGGAAGAATAATTCGAGAGCTCACCGAAAGAGAGATAGATCACCTAGTCCGGTTCCGGTTCCGAATGAGATTCCTAAAGTGGTGGAGAGTGAAAACCAGGAAGCTGCTTCACCGAGGTTGGATTTGCCAAAGAAGTCTGTCGACTTTGCATTTGGAACCCTTGATTCATACTGGGACCAGATTCAAAGCTTAGATGAAAAAATGAAAGTGATTTCAGATTGTAAAGACTCAGGAAGTGAAAAAGTTGCAAACCTGAGGAATAGAAGAGGGAGATCATGTTCAATATTTGCACAAGCAGGCACTAAGGTAGCCCCTACTATTTCAGATAAAGTAAATCACTTTGAAGCAATTGCTAATCCATCTTGCTCAGTTAATGTTCATGATGTGTTTGAAGTGCCACAAACAAGTGAAAAGCATAAGGTTGGTGAACAAGGGAGAGGAAGACTTGTGAAATGGATGTCAGAGACAGATAACAGGTTAACAAAACCAGATCCTGTGTCTGAGGAAATCATAGAATCACATGTTAAGCATGACATGGACAAGCTAAAGAGCATACTTAGCACTCAACGTGAAATAAAAAAACCTGGTCCCAAAGAATTGAAGACTATTGGTTGTGAGAATAAAGAAGGGATGGAAGTTGATTGCAATGCTCAAGCTGAGTTTCAGAAGTTACATCAGAGAATTGATTTGCTTGAGAGGGATAGAATTAGTTCAAGGCAAGAGATTATGCATGAAGGGAATGGGGAAGAGCAATTGAGGTTGTTAAAGGACATACATAATCAACTCAAATTAATACAGTCAGAGATGAGAAGCTGGAAAACCAGAAAAGCCTCACTTAAGAAGGATATGCCTCTGGATCCTCTTCAAGAG GCAATGCTGTACTTTTGGATGTGA